One genomic region from Rhizomicrobium palustre encodes:
- a CDS encoding histone deacetylase family protein, translating to MKTFYSPAHLEHDPQVQFEAGQLLPAVEVPMRAETVRVAIEEHKLGPILPPTPFSDEHILAVHDAGLVSFLGVAWHDWTERYGKNAPVAIPSAWPAKGLPEKRKGDIEARLGTYAFSADAPIMGGTWPAAREAVNVALSAAEVIRQGEKSAFALTRPPGHHAASDVFGGFCYLNNAAIAAQYLIKAGIRPAVLDVDYHHGNGTQSIFYQRSDVFFCSIHADPNFAYPHFLGFADERGEGDGEGYNLNMPLPNGTDWERYDESMKFAMGAIKHMGPDVLILSMGLDTYIEDPIAGFRLKCDDYLKMGQRIASLGKPVLFMFEGGYCFGALGQLAVNVLEGFHNA from the coding sequence ATGAAAACCTTCTATTCCCCGGCCCATCTGGAGCACGATCCCCAGGTGCAGTTCGAAGCCGGTCAGCTCTTGCCTGCCGTGGAAGTTCCGATGCGTGCCGAAACCGTGCGTGTGGCCATCGAAGAGCACAAGCTCGGGCCGATCCTGCCGCCTACACCTTTTTCCGATGAACACATTCTGGCCGTGCATGATGCGGGGCTGGTGAGTTTCCTGGGCGTGGCCTGGCATGATTGGACCGAGCGGTACGGCAAGAACGCCCCGGTCGCCATCCCTTCCGCCTGGCCCGCCAAAGGCCTTCCGGAAAAACGCAAAGGCGATATCGAAGCCCGCCTCGGCACCTATGCCTTCAGTGCCGATGCCCCCATCATGGGCGGCACCTGGCCCGCGGCGCGCGAGGCGGTCAATGTTGCGCTCTCGGCGGCCGAAGTGATCCGCCAGGGCGAGAAATCCGCCTTCGCGCTGACCCGCCCGCCCGGCCATCACGCCGCGAGCGATGTCTTTGGCGGCTTCTGCTATCTCAACAATGCGGCCATTGCCGCGCAGTATCTCATAAAGGCCGGGATCAGGCCCGCCGTGCTGGATGTCGATTATCATCATGGTAACGGCACGCAATCGATCTTCTATCAGCGCTCGGATGTGTTCTTCTGCTCCATCCATGCTGACCCGAACTTCGCCTATCCCCATTTCCTGGGCTTTGCCGATGAGCGCGGCGAAGGCGATGGCGAAGGCTATAACCTCAACATGCCGCTGCCCAACGGCACCGATTGGGAGCGCTATGACGAGTCCATGAAATTCGCAATGGGCGCCATCAAGCATATGGGGCCGGATGTGCTCATCCTCTCCATGGGGCTCGACACCTATATCGAAGACCCCATCGCGGGCTTCCGCCTGAAATGTGATGACTACCTCAAAATGGGCCAGCGTATCGCCAGCCTCGGCAAGCCCGTGCTCTTCATGTTCGAAGGCGGGTATTGCTTTGGCGCGCTCGGCCAATTGGCGGTGAATGTGCTGGAAGGCTTCCACAACGCTTGA
- a CDS encoding Gfo/Idh/MocA family oxidoreductase, whose protein sequence is MSPIRVLREDGTLKAAVIGAGAFGRHHAGKYKTLNGVELVAIADPSQEVRRTAMANYGAPCVADWRELLGKVDLVSVCTPAVTHSSIVRAFLNAGAHVLVEKPIATEIEEADDLVALARSTGRVLTVGHQERFVFSHFGLLGQTETPLEVSCWRKGPWTGRGADVSVVLDLMIHDLDLVHQLIPGEVRSVQARGRSEQSLLCDEVNAALLFENGSVARLETSRIAEARSRGMRAVYTDGVVEVDFLARTVKNTTPRPLNSIDLADPLGESVSSFVRAVQTGSEPLVRPEEARNALNTALLIDEAAERTIKSRSRRDFVVAAAR, encoded by the coding sequence GTGTCGCCCATTCGTGTTTTGCGTGAGGATGGAACCTTGAAAGCCGCCGTGATCGGAGCGGGCGCCTTTGGGCGTCACCATGCTGGCAAGTACAAGACGCTTAACGGCGTCGAGCTGGTTGCCATCGCCGATCCGTCGCAAGAGGTCCGCCGAACTGCCATGGCTAATTACGGCGCGCCCTGCGTTGCCGATTGGCGTGAGCTGCTCGGCAAGGTCGACCTCGTCAGCGTTTGCACGCCTGCCGTGACCCATTCTTCCATCGTCCGCGCCTTCCTCAATGCTGGGGCGCATGTGCTGGTGGAAAAACCGATTGCGACCGAAATTGAAGAAGCTGACGACCTCGTCGCGTTGGCCCGCTCCACGGGCCGGGTGTTGACGGTCGGCCATCAGGAACGCTTCGTCTTCTCGCATTTCGGCCTTCTCGGCCAGACCGAGACCCCGTTGGAAGTTTCCTGCTGGCGTAAGGGCCCCTGGACGGGCCGGGGCGCCGATGTTTCCGTCGTGCTGGATCTTATGATCCACGATCTGGATTTGGTGCATCAGCTCATTCCGGGCGAGGTGCGCAGCGTGCAAGCGCGCGGCCGTTCCGAGCAATCGCTCCTCTGCGATGAGGTCAACGCCGCGCTTCTGTTCGAGAATGGCTCTGTCGCCCGCCTCGAAACCAGCCGTATTGCCGAAGCCCGTAGTCGCGGTATGCGCGCGGTCTATACCGATGGCGTGGTCGAAGTCGATTTCCTCGCCCGCACGGTGAAGAACACCACCCCGCGCCCGCTGAATTCGATCGATCTGGCGGACCCGCTGGGCGAGTCGGTGTCGTCCTTCGTGCGCGCCGTCCAAACCGGCAGCGAGCCGCTGGTGCGCCCGGAAGAGGCCCGCAACGCCCTCAACACCGCGCTACTGATCGACGAAGCTGCCGAGCGGACCATCAAAAGCCGCAGCCGCCGCGATTTCGTGGTCGCCGCCGCGCGCTAA
- the ald gene encoding alanine dehydrogenase produces the protein MRIGVPKEIKNHEYRVGMTPAAVRELTARGHEVFVETKAGDGIDLTDELYAKAGAKILPTAEEVFGVADMIVKVKEPQPVEIARLKKGQTLFTYLHLAPDPEQTKGLLASGAVCIAYETVTDNRGGLPLLAPMSEVAGRMSIQAGAHCLEKAQGGRGVLLGGVPGVPAAKVVVLGGGVVGTNAARMAMGLEAHVIVLDVSLNRLKELDEQFGSRLHTLYSTMDAIEEQVASADLVIGGVLLPGAAAPKLITEAMVRQMKKGSVIVDVAIDQGGCAETSHATTHADPTYRVHDVVHYAVANMPGGVARTSTFALNNATLPFTIALAEQGAEAAMKANAHLRHGLNVYRGTLTYGAVAAAQKLAFEPAEKVLGL, from the coding sequence ATGCGCATCGGTGTTCCAAAGGAAATCAAGAATCACGAATACCGTGTAGGCATGACGCCTGCCGCCGTCCGCGAGTTGACCGCCCGCGGGCACGAGGTCTTCGTGGAGACCAAGGCTGGTGACGGCATCGACCTCACCGATGAGCTTTACGCCAAGGCTGGCGCCAAGATCCTTCCCACCGCGGAAGAAGTCTTTGGTGTCGCCGATATGATCGTGAAGGTGAAGGAGCCGCAGCCGGTTGAAATCGCGCGCCTGAAAAAAGGCCAGACGCTTTTCACCTATCTGCATCTGGCGCCCGATCCGGAACAGACAAAGGGCCTGCTCGCTTCCGGTGCGGTTTGCATTGCCTATGAAACCGTCACCGACAATCGCGGCGGGCTGCCTCTTCTTGCGCCGATGAGCGAAGTGGCGGGCCGTATGTCGATCCAGGCTGGCGCCCATTGCCTGGAAAAGGCGCAGGGCGGTCGTGGTGTGCTGCTCGGCGGCGTGCCGGGTGTTCCGGCGGCGAAGGTGGTCGTTCTGGGCGGCGGTGTGGTCGGCACCAATGCGGCGCGCATGGCGATGGGGCTCGAAGCCCATGTCATCGTGCTGGACGTCTCGCTCAATCGCTTGAAGGAGCTGGATGAGCAGTTCGGCTCGCGCCTGCACACGCTTTATTCCACTATGGATGCCATCGAAGAACAGGTGGCGAGCGCGGATCTCGTCATTGGCGGTGTGCTGCTTCCGGGGGCGGCGGCGCCCAAGCTGATCACCGAAGCCATGGTGCGCCAGATGAAGAAAGGCTCGGTCATCGTCGACGTCGCCATCGATCAGGGCGGCTGCGCCGAAACCAGCCATGCCACCACCCATGCCGATCCGACCTATCGCGTGCACGATGTCGTGCATTACGCGGTGGCGAACATGCCGGGCGGCGTCGCGCGCACCTCGACCTTCGCGCTCAACAACGCGACGCTGCCCTTTACCATCGCGCTCGCCGAACAGGGCGCAGAGGCGGCGATGAAGGCCAATGCGCATCTGCGCCATGGCCTCAACGTCTATCGCGGCACGCTGACCTATGGCGCGGTCGCGGCAGCCCAGAAGCTCGCCTTCGAACCGGCGGAAAAGGTTCTGGGGCTCTAA
- a CDS encoding glycoside hydrolase family 43 protein has product MRHPLLAGAALLLAACTTPPPAPPPPPVEKPAPATAQFSNFRYEGHDAVYDQLKAGPKQYLNPIQPGYYPDPSILRVGKDYYLVNSSFTHFPGLPIWHSTDLTHWTQIANAVDRTSQVKFEGLENSRGLYAPAINYHDGTFYIVNTCVDCGGNFIITAKDPKGPWSDPIWLPFEGIDPSITFTEDGKAYIVNNGAPEGEPLYNGHRAIWMQEYDLATQKMVGPRKVVVNGGVDISKKPVWIEGPHLYHIKGWYYLMCAEGGTAEQHSEVIFRSKTLWGPFVPYKANPILTQRDLYPGREFPVTSTGHADLVQTDKGEWFAVFLGTRPYSGDLYNIGRETFMLPVTWKNGWPIILKKGEHVPFAVTRAKLPEGEGTIQTGNITRDIAFDGPKLSQEWVMIRTPSEDWYSVGGGALTLKARTAAIGGKSNPSFMALRQRHSDASVTTTLSFAPKIDGERAGLVAFQNSNFFYFFGLVRDKGALSVCVSAKSEKSDSAHGTTLACAPAKDGKVVLKIAISGGKADFLYGPSADQLTALVKDGDATILSTHKAGGFVGTVIGPYAFTP; this is encoded by the coding sequence ATGCGCCATCCATTGCTGGCCGGAGCTGCGCTCCTTCTTGCCGCTTGCACGACACCACCGCCGGCCCCGCCGCCGCCACCTGTGGAGAAGCCCGCGCCAGCGACCGCTCAGTTTTCCAATTTCCGCTATGAGGGCCATGACGCGGTCTATGACCAATTGAAGGCGGGGCCGAAGCAATATCTGAACCCGATCCAGCCGGGCTATTACCCCGACCCCTCGATCCTGCGCGTGGGCAAAGATTATTACCTCGTCAATTCGAGCTTCACCCATTTCCCCGGCCTGCCGATCTGGCATTCGACCGATCTCACCCATTGGACGCAGATCGCCAATGCGGTGGACCGCACCTCCCAAGTGAAGTTCGAGGGGCTGGAGAATTCGCGCGGGCTTTATGCGCCCGCCATCAACTATCACGACGGCACGTTCTATATCGTGAACACCTGTGTCGATTGCGGCGGCAATTTCATCATCACCGCGAAAGATCCCAAGGGCCCGTGGTCCGATCCCATCTGGCTGCCCTTTGAAGGCATCGATCCGTCCATCACCTTCACCGAGGATGGCAAGGCCTATATCGTCAACAATGGCGCGCCCGAAGGCGAGCCGCTCTACAATGGCCATCGCGCCATCTGGATGCAGGAATACGACCTTGCCACGCAGAAGATGGTCGGCCCGCGCAAGGTGGTGGTGAATGGCGGCGTCGATATTTCCAAGAAGCCCGTTTGGATCGAAGGCCCGCATCTCTATCACATCAAGGGCTGGTACTATCTGATGTGCGCGGAAGGCGGCACGGCGGAACAGCATTCCGAAGTGATCTTCCGCTCCAAGACGCTGTGGGGCCCCTTCGTGCCCTATAAGGCCAATCCCATTCTCACCCAGCGCGATCTTTATCCGGGCCGCGAATTCCCCGTGACCTCTACCGGCCATGCGGATTTGGTTCAAACCGATAAGGGCGAATGGTTCGCGGTGTTCCTGGGCACCCGCCCCTATTCTGGCGATCTCTACAATATCGGCCGCGAAACCTTCATGCTGCCGGTGACCTGGAAAAACGGCTGGCCGATCATTCTGAAGAAAGGCGAGCATGTGCCCTTCGCGGTGACGCGCGCCAAACTGCCGGAGGGCGAAGGCACCATCCAAACCGGCAATATCACGCGCGATATCGCCTTCGATGGACCGAAGCTCAGCCAGGAATGGGTGATGATCCGCACGCCCTCCGAAGACTGGTATAGCGTTGGTGGCGGCGCACTGACTTTGAAGGCGCGCACCGCCGCCATTGGCGGCAAGAGCAATCCGAGCTTCATGGCGCTGCGCCAGCGCCATAGCGATGCCAGTGTGACAACGACGCTGTCCTTCGCGCCGAAAATCGATGGCGAACGTGCTGGATTAGTCGCCTTCCAGAACAGCAACTTCTTCTATTTCTTCGGGCTGGTGCGGGATAAAGGCGCGCTTTCAGTCTGCGTCAGCGCCAAATCCGAAAAGAGCGACAGTGCCCATGGCACCACACTCGCCTGTGCGCCCGCGAAAGACGGCAAAGTGGTCTTGAAGATCGCCATCAGCGGCGGCAAGGCGGATTTCCTCTATGGCCCTTCCGCCGATCAGCTTACCGCCCTGGTGAAGGACGGTGATGCCACCATCCTCTCCACCCACAAGGCAGGCGGCTTTGTCGGCACAGTGATCGGGCCTTACGCCTTCACGCCCTGA
- a CDS encoding DUF2846 domain-containing protein has translation MQSKLPAVAADAGRIFFYRPTAFLGAGSAVQPLVRIDGVEVGRSVPNGFFYVDHAPGALKIATSTEVTEETTLKLGAGETRYVRTDISMGLLVGRITPSVIDPDQALKDIQDLHYTGK, from the coding sequence ATGCAATCCAAATTGCCGGCCGTCGCCGCCGATGCCGGACGCATTTTCTTCTATCGTCCCACCGCATTCCTGGGCGCGGGTTCGGCGGTGCAGCCGCTGGTCCGCATTGATGGCGTGGAGGTTGGCCGCTCGGTGCCTAACGGCTTCTTCTATGTGGATCACGCGCCGGGCGCACTGAAGATCGCCACCTCGACCGAGGTGACCGAAGAAACCACACTCAAGCTTGGCGCAGGTGAAACCCGCTATGTCCGTACCGACATCAGCATGGGGCTTTTGGTTGGTCGCATCACGCCGAGCGTGATTGATCCCGATCAGGCGCTGAAAGATATCCAGGACCTGCATTATACCGGCAAGTAA
- a CDS encoding OmpA family protein yields the protein MEPPGPAPSQPLPQQHPKPPMPPVVSAGPLTQAGVEVYMDAQEADLRSYLRGQGVPVARRGNEIVLTVLTDRLFAGQALSDWGDSFARAVAQVTAHFDRTALDIACYTDAKGAEADNLALSQKRAKSLADAFRGYGIAGSRLKAEGLGATNPRGTDPNAARNRRIEIRISPRPSN from the coding sequence ATGGAGCCGCCCGGCCCTGCGCCAAGCCAGCCCTTGCCGCAGCAGCACCCCAAACCGCCTATGCCGCCCGTTGTGTCAGCGGGGCCGCTCACCCAGGCGGGGGTGGAAGTTTACATGGATGCCCAGGAAGCCGATTTGCGCAGCTATTTGCGCGGGCAGGGCGTGCCGGTGGCGCGGCGTGGCAATGAGATTGTGCTGACCGTTCTGACCGACCGCTTGTTTGCCGGGCAAGCCTTGAGCGATTGGGGCGATTCCTTCGCCCGCGCGGTGGCGCAGGTCACGGCCCATTTCGACCGCACCGCGCTCGACATCGCTTGCTATACCGATGCCAAGGGCGCGGAAGCCGATAATCTCGCCCTCAGCCAGAAGCGGGCCAAGAGTCTGGCGGATGCGTTCCGCGGCTATGGTATCGCGGGCTCCCGGCTGAAGGCGGAAGGGCTTGGTGCCACAAATCCGCGCGGCACCGATCCCAATGCGGCGCGGAACCGGCGCATCGAAATCCGGATTTCGCCCCGGCCATCTAATTAA
- a CDS encoding Tad domain-containing protein, which yields MSGNVAVIYALSLVPAMVAAGAAVDFISALNAKTELQNAIDAATLAGAAASNNASAAANVFAAEPKSSFAAISAPVFSTNGDGSFTGKVTATVATNFLPMAGIKSMSVSASATAKMGASTSVCVLILNKNNSQTLLMNSGADIEASQCEVDVASTASPAAIFNGGSTLNTKKTCIASSSILDNGGTHPNLSTKCAVQPDPFAGKLPVPSTSAPDCNGGNYNGGPVVLSPGVYCGWYNFNNAPSVSFQPGVYVIKGGGWNVNGGTWSGTGVTFYFADSSKIQFNSGVSASLSAPSSGSYAGILMYEAPGLSSSQFLFDDSKGHNLDGLIYLPSRQLVMNSGATVSSDHVTVVVDSLIVNSSTWTIAPQTTLSIAGSSGSGSPYLMK from the coding sequence ATGAGCGGCAACGTCGCCGTGATCTATGCGCTGTCTTTAGTGCCGGCGATGGTGGCGGCGGGCGCTGCGGTCGATTTCATCTCGGCGCTGAACGCCAAGACTGAACTGCAGAATGCCATCGACGCGGCAACGCTGGCGGGGGCTGCAGCCAGCAACAATGCCTCCGCCGCCGCCAATGTTTTCGCCGCAGAGCCCAAGAGCAGCTTCGCCGCGATCAGTGCGCCCGTCTTCTCAACCAATGGCGATGGCAGTTTCACGGGCAAGGTCACCGCGACCGTGGCCACGAATTTCCTGCCGATGGCGGGGATCAAAAGCATGAGCGTGAGCGCCAGCGCCACGGCCAAGATGGGGGCTTCCACATCGGTTTGCGTGCTGATCCTCAACAAGAACAATTCCCAGACCCTGCTGATGAATTCCGGCGCCGATATCGAAGCCAGTCAATGCGAGGTCGATGTCGCCAGCACCGCCTCGCCGGCTGCGATCTTCAATGGGGGCTCCACCCTCAACACCAAGAAGACCTGCATCGCCAGCTCCAGCATTCTCGATAATGGCGGCACGCATCCCAACCTGTCCACCAAATGCGCGGTGCAGCCTGATCCTTTCGCGGGCAAGCTGCCGGTGCCGTCCACCTCGGCGCCGGATTGCAATGGCGGCAATTACAATGGCGGTCCGGTGGTGTTGAGCCCTGGGGTCTATTGCGGCTGGTACAATTTCAACAACGCCCCAAGCGTGAGCTTCCAGCCCGGCGTCTATGTCATCAAAGGCGGCGGCTGGAACGTCAATGGCGGCACCTGGAGCGGCACAGGCGTCACCTTCTATTTCGCGGATAGCTCCAAGATCCAATTCAACAGCGGGGTCAGCGCCAGCCTGTCTGCGCCAAGCTCGGGCAGCTATGCCGGCATCCTGATGTATGAGGCGCCCGGCCTCTCCTCGAGCCAGTTCCTGTTCGATGACTCCAAAGGCCACAACCTCGATGGGCTGATCTATTTGCCCAGCCGGCAGTTAGTGATGAACTCGGGCGCGACGGTCAGCTCCGATCACGTCACGGTGGTAGTCGACTCGCTGATCGTCAATTCCAGCACCTGGACGATCGCGCCGCAGACGACTCTCAGCATCGCGGGAAGCTCCGGCAGCGGCTCGCCCTATCTGATGAAGTAG
- a CDS encoding NAD+ synthase, with protein sequence MTDKLRIALAQLNPIMGDLSGNLAKARAARASVPEADVILFAEMFITGYPQEDLVLKRALQDDAREAVETLAADTKDGGPAVLMGMPWREEGMLYNAVALLEEGRIAARTLKHDLPNYGVFDEKRVFSSGPLTGPLSVRGVRIGVPICEDIWTPEVVECMAETGAEILLVPNGSPYEVGKEDVRLNLITERVVESGLPLVYLNQVGGQDELVFDGASLVVNADKSVAWALPAWREETVLTHWRKENGIWVCAPGEKAPSEDRLQSMYQAMVLGLRDYVNKNRFPGVVLGMSGGIDSALSAAVAVDALGKDRVRCVMMPSRYTSRDSLDDAKACAELLGVAYESISIEKAVEAFGLTLSPVFAGKKADTTEENIQSRIRGLILMAISNKFGPMVLTTGNKSEMSVGYATLYGDMCGGYNVLKDIYKMDVFALCHWRNAHLPSGGFGPQGLVIPERIITKPPSAELRENQKDEDSLPPYEILDAILLCLVEKEMAFEEIVALGYEPATVKRVEHLLYISEYKRRQAPPGVKIGPRNFGRDRRYPITNAFRDAR encoded by the coding sequence GTGACCGACAAACTTCGCATCGCGCTCGCCCAGCTCAACCCGATCATGGGCGATTTATCCGGCAACCTCGCCAAGGCCCGCGCCGCGCGCGCCTCTGTGCCCGAGGCTGATGTCATCCTCTTCGCTGAGATGTTCATCACCGGCTATCCGCAAGAAGATCTCGTTTTAAAGCGCGCCCTTCAGGATGACGCGCGTGAGGCCGTGGAAACCCTCGCTGCCGATACCAAGGATGGCGGGCCCGCCGTGCTGATGGGCATGCCCTGGCGCGAAGAGGGCATGCTCTATAACGCCGTCGCGCTTCTGGAAGAGGGCCGTATCGCCGCCCGCACCTTGAAGCACGATCTGCCCAATTACGGCGTCTTCGACGAGAAGCGCGTTTTCTCGTCGGGGCCCCTCACCGGGCCATTGTCAGTGCGCGGTGTGCGCATTGGCGTGCCGATCTGCGAAGACATCTGGACGCCCGAAGTGGTCGAATGCATGGCCGAGACGGGCGCCGAAATTTTGCTGGTGCCAAATGGCTCGCCCTATGAGGTCGGCAAGGAAGATGTCCGCCTCAACCTCATCACGGAGCGTGTGGTCGAAAGCGGCTTGCCGCTCGTCTATCTGAATCAGGTCGGCGGGCAAGACGAGCTTGTCTTCGATGGCGCCTCGCTGGTGGTGAATGCCGACAAATCGGTGGCTTGGGCGCTGCCGGCCTGGCGCGAAGAAACGGTTCTCACCCATTGGCGCAAGGAAAACGGTATTTGGGTGTGTGCCCCTGGTGAGAAGGCGCCGTCCGAAGATCGCTTGCAGTCGATGTATCAGGCGATGGTTTTGGGCCTCAGGGATTACGTCAACAAGAACCGTTTCCCTGGTGTGGTGCTGGGCATGTCCGGCGGTATCGACAGCGCCTTGTCTGCCGCGGTCGCCGTGGATGCGCTGGGCAAAGATCGCGTGCGCTGCGTGATGATGCCGTCGCGCTATACTTCGCGGGATAGCCTCGATGACGCCAAAGCCTGTGCCGAGCTGTTGGGCGTGGCTTATGAGAGTATTTCGATTGAGAAAGCCGTGGAAGCGTTCGGCCTGACCCTTTCGCCGGTATTCGCGGGGAAGAAAGCCGACACCACCGAAGAAAACATTCAGTCGCGCATTCGTGGCCTGATCCTGATGGCGATCTCGAACAAATTCGGCCCGATGGTGCTCACCACCGGCAATAAGAGCGAGATGAGCGTCGGGTATGCCACCCTCTATGGCGATATGTGCGGCGGCTATAATGTGCTGAAAGACATCTACAAGATGGATGTCTTCGCGCTCTGCCATTGGCGCAATGCGCATTTGCCGTCTGGCGGTTTCGGCCCGCAAGGGCTCGTCATTCCGGAGCGCATCATCACCAAACCGCCGTCCGCTGAACTGCGCGAAAACCAGAAAGACGAAGACAGCCTGCCGCCGTATGAAATCCTCGATGCCATCCTTCTTTGCTTGGTCGAAAAGGAAATGGCCTTCGAAGAGATCGTTGCGCTCGGCTATGAGCCCGCCACGGTGAAGCGTGTCGAGCATCTCTTATACATTTCCGAATACAAGCGTCGCCAAGCCCCGCCGGGCGTGAAAATCGGCCCTCGCAATTTCGGCCGCGACCGGCGTTATCCCATCACCAATGCTTTCCGGGATGCTCGATGA
- a CDS encoding lysozyme inhibitor LprI family protein, whose translation MKPSQLLAATLIFSGMAMAEDCSKAQTQSEMLICADKDSRATDKALNTLYGELLRRYEPKYQVLLKDAERRWIAYRDAECRFETAATEDGSIHPMAYAQCITAKTKARITELTAQRDCAEGDFSCNKPQ comes from the coding sequence ATGAAACCGAGCCAACTCTTGGCGGCCACGCTGATTTTTTCGGGTATGGCCATGGCCGAAGATTGCAGCAAGGCCCAAACCCAAAGTGAGATGCTTATCTGCGCCGATAAAGACTCACGCGCGACGGATAAGGCGCTGAACACGCTTTATGGCGAGCTCTTGCGCCGCTACGAGCCGAAATACCAGGTCCTGCTGAAAGACGCCGAACGGCGCTGGATTGCGTATCGAGATGCCGAATGCCGGTTTGAGACCGCAGCGACCGAGGACGGCTCGATCCACCCCATGGCCTATGCCCAATGCATTACGGCAAAAACCAAAGCCCGTATCACAGAGCTGACCGCCCAGCGCGACTGCGCGGAAGGCGACTTTTCCTGCAACAAGCCTCAATAG
- a CDS encoding class II 3-deoxy-7-phosphoheptulonate synthase encodes MVVVWSPSSWREKPIVQVPAYPDTAALAAVEKRLQTHPPLVFAGEARNLMSSLGQVAEGKAFLLQGGDCAESFAEFHPNNIRDTLRVLLQMAIVLTFAAGVPVVKVGRIAGQFAKPRSDDFETRDGVSLPSYRGDNINGIDFTPQARIPDPQRLLEGYAQSAATLNLLRAFTNGGYADLHNVHQWMLGFIAGSPAGEQFRSLAQRVTETLDFMRACGITPETVPQLRTTDFYTSHEALFLGFEQSLTRVDSTSGDWYDTSAHMLWIGDRTRQPGGAHVEFMRGIKNPVGLKCGPSMTNDDLARLCETLNPENKPGRLTLICRFGADKVAENLPRLIRTVKREGASVVWSCDPMHGNTIKSGTGYKTRPVDRILKEVKAFFEVHRAEGTHAGGVHFEMTGQNVTECLGGAQAIGEEDLQKRYHTHCDPRLNASQAIELAFLMAESIRAERMKDAGFAA; translated from the coding sequence ATTGTTGTGGTCTGGTCCCCGTCGTCCTGGCGCGAAAAGCCGATTGTCCAAGTCCCCGCCTACCCGGATACGGCGGCGCTTGCGGCTGTAGAAAAACGTCTGCAAACCCACCCGCCGCTGGTTTTTGCGGGCGAGGCGCGCAATCTTATGTCGTCGCTGGGCCAGGTGGCCGAGGGCAAGGCTTTCCTGCTCCAAGGCGGCGATTGCGCCGAGAGCTTTGCCGAATTCCACCCCAACAACATCCGCGACACGCTGCGCGTGTTGTTGCAGATGGCGATTGTGCTGACCTTTGCCGCGGGCGTTCCGGTGGTAAAGGTGGGCCGTATCGCGGGCCAGTTCGCCAAGCCCCGCTCGGATGATTTCGAGACCCGCGATGGCGTCTCCCTGCCGTCCTATCGTGGCGACAATATCAACGGTATCGATTTCACCCCGCAGGCGCGCATCCCTGATCCGCAGCGCCTGTTGGAGGGCTATGCCCAGTCGGCGGCGACGCTGAACCTGCTGCGCGCCTTCACCAATGGCGGGTATGCCGATCTGCACAATGTCCATCAATGGATGTTGGGCTTCATCGCGGGGTCGCCGGCCGGCGAACAATTCAGAAGCCTCGCGCAACGTGTGACCGAAACGCTGGACTTCATGCGCGCTTGCGGCATCACGCCGGAAACCGTGCCCCAGCTTCGCACCACCGATTTCTACACCAGCCACGAGGCGCTTTTCCTCGGCTTCGAGCAATCGCTCACCCGCGTCGATTCCACCTCGGGCGATTGGTACGACACGAGCGCGCATATGCTCTGGATCGGCGATCGCACCCGTCAACCCGGAGGTGCGCATGTCGAGTTCATGCGCGGCATCAAGAACCCTGTCGGCCTCAAATGCGGCCCGTCGATGACCAATGACGATCTGGCGCGGCTTTGCGAGACTCTCAATCCCGAGAACAAGCCTGGCCGTTTAACCCTGATCTGCCGCTTCGGCGCCGATAAGGTGGCCGAGAATCTGCCGCGCCTTATCCGCACCGTGAAGCGGGAAGGGGCAAGCGTGGTGTGGTCCTGCGATCCTATGCATGGCAACACCATCAAATCCGGCACTGGCTACAAGACGCGCCCTGTCGATCGCATCCTGAAAGAGGTCAAAGCCTTCTTCGAGGTGCATCGCGCCGAAGGCACCCATGCGGGCGGCGTGCATTTCGAAATGACCGGTCAGAACGTCACCGAATGCCTGGGCGGCGCTCAGGCCATCGGCGAAGAGGATTTGCAGAAGCGTTACCACACCCATTGCGATCCGCGCCTCAATGCCAGCCAGGCGATCGAACTGGCCTTCCTGATGGCAGAGAGCATTCGCGCCGAACGCATGAAGGATGCCGGGTTCGCCGCCTGA
- a CDS encoding bacteriohemerythrin: MALVAWSEKLSVGIRSIDDQHKKLVTLVNQLHDGMIAGKGKEVVGPVLKGLIDYTATHFKFEEDLFARTGYGDAAAHKKEHEDLVRRVKEIQQVYDQKGPSVLTIQVMNFLKDWLTSHILGSDQKYAPHLKSKGVN, encoded by the coding sequence ATGGCCCTTGTGGCTTGGAGTGAGAAGCTGAGCGTCGGTATCAGAAGTATCGATGATCAGCACAAGAAGCTTGTCACGCTGGTCAACCAGCTTCATGACGGCATGATAGCGGGCAAAGGCAAAGAGGTGGTCGGCCCGGTGTTGAAGGGGCTGATCGACTACACGGCCACCCATTTCAAATTTGAAGAGGATCTCTTTGCGCGCACCGGCTATGGCGATGCTGCCGCGCATAAGAAAGAGCATGAAGACCTGGTGCGCCGGGTGAAGGAAATCCAGCAGGTCTATGATCAAAAGGGGCCGAGCGTCCTCACCATTCAGGTGATGAACTTCCTCAAGGACTGGCTGACGAGCCATATTCTCGGCTCTGACCAGAAATACGCGCCGCACCTCAAGTCCAAAGGTGTTAACTGA